A segment of the Agarivorans albus genome:
GTGCAAAGCCGAGTAAGACAGCTGCTGTTAGCCCTAGGAACATTAGAGATGATTGCAGGCTGTCTTTTGCATGTTCTTCTAAGCTTGTAATTACCGCTTCTACATCATCGGTGTAAAAACCAGTGCCCATCATTAAATCCCAGCGGTCTAAGTAAATGGCGTAGCTGAGTTTCGGCAAAGCTTCGCTGCCACCAGGTTTAGGGAAATAGTAGGTGTAAAACTCACCTTTTTTCGAGGCTTTAATCAGATCTTGAATTAAGTACTGGCCTTGTTTGTCTTGCAGTGACCAAAAATTATCGCCAATGCCTTTATCTAATGTGCCCATAAATACCCGAACACCTTTATTGGTGTAACCGAACATATATCCGGTTTCGCCATATTCTAAGCGTTGTAATATGGGTAAGGCTTGCTCTAAGGTTCCACCATTTTCATAGATTTCGGCCACCGCAGAGTAGGCTAAGCCCATATAGGCTTTTAGCTCATCCTTTTTCATATTAACCATGTTTTCTCGGGTTTCTTTAGATTGCCCTTGGGTGAGTTTTTGGGTCTCTGAGATGGTCAGGAGCAAAATACTAACGGCCAAAATAAGCACGGGCGCTAGTGATAAAAAGAGTAAGCGTTGGCGAATAGTTAGTGACATAGTCTACGTTCCGAATAGTTTATTTTTTTGGTTTTTTTAAGTGTAGACGGCTATGCGCTTTACAGGCTGTGAAGCAGTTTTAGTAGCTTGAAAACGTGATCAAGCCATTGTTTTAAATGTGTTTGTTGTCAGCTTGTGGAGCAGGGTGCTGTTGGTGCCATATTTTAGCCGGCACGATGTTAATGGCAGTTTGATAACCGGTGTCGAATAAACGTAACTTTGCTTCATCGTTGAGGTGAAAATCGACCGGAGAGGTATTGCCAGTATTTACTACGATGGTTCTATGCCAAAACTTCTCATTAACATACTCTCTTGAAATGGTGGTCATGAAAGTTCTAATTAACAATGAGATGTATGCGGCAAGGGGAAAAATTCCATTAGTTTGCAATGGCTTTATGTCATTGTCGCCTCGTAGCCTAAAGCAGATGACAGGGGTGCCATCTTCAGCCCAATCTTGATGAAGAGCATCTTCCGATAATATGCTGCCATCTACCATTAAGTGGTCTTGGTAGGGCTTAAAAGAAAAAATTAGTGGAATAGACATAGAAAAACGCACCGCTCGCGATACTTTTTCGTGAGGGGTGCGAATAGCATCAAATACCACCGGTGAGCCAGAGCGTACATCGGTGGCTACTACATGTAACTGCATTGGCAGCTGACTAAAGGTAACGCCATTAAGTAAGTCATCGATCCACTCTTCAAACTTGTCGCCTGAACAAAGCCCGCCATTTCGAAGCAAGCTAATCAATGAAAAACCTTTGAACTGCTCGAAGTCGGTATCTAAGGCAATGGCTTTTATTTGCTCTACATCCATACCGCTAGCAAATAAGGAGCTGATAATACTGCCCCCAGAAACGCCGACAATATGTGAAAAATGAACATTTAGCT
Coding sequences within it:
- a CDS encoding patatin-like phospholipase family protein produces the protein MQSQEPRTLVPIFAGGGTRLPAHIGILAGLKELNVHFSHIVGVSGGSIISSLFASGMDVEQIKAIALDTDFEQFKGFSLISLLRNGGLCSGDKFEEWIDDLLNGVTFSQLPMQLHVVATDVRSGSPVVFDAIRTPHEKVSRAVRFSMSIPLIFSFKPYQDHLMVDGSILSEDALHQDWAEDGTPVICFRLRGDNDIKPLQTNGIFPLAAYISLLIRTFMTTISREYVNEKFWHRTIVVNTGNTSPVDFHLNDEAKLRLFDTGYQTAINIVPAKIWHQQHPAPQADNKHI